The following are encoded together in the Halopseudomonas salegens genome:
- a CDS encoding CTP synthase, with amino-acid sequence MTRYIFVTGGVVSSLGKGIASASLAAILEARGLKVTMLKLDPYINVDPGTMSPFQHGEVFVTHDGAETDLDLGHYERFISSTMSRSNNFTTGRVYEDVLRKERRGDYLGATIQVIPHITDEIKSRIIKGAGDADVALVEIGGTVGDIESQPFLEAIRQLRVEVGAKRAMLMHLTLVPYIATAGETKTKPTQHSVKELRSIGLQPDVLICRSDHPIDLSSRRKIALFTNVEERAVIGLEDVDTIYKIPGVLHAQGLDDFVIERFGLDCGGADLSEWDRVVDAKLNPEHEVTIAMVGKYMELLDAYKSLIEALSHAGIQSRTKVNLRYIDSEDIENQGTGLLKDVDAILVPGGFGQRGVEGKIATVRYARENRIPYLGICLGMQVAVIEYARSQLGWEDANSTEFDKTSGHPVIGLITEWQTATGSKEQRSEDSDLGGTMRLGGQECALEPGSKAHDCYAKDVIVERHRHRYEVNNVLLPELQAAGLKVSGRSVDGALVEVVEVADHPWFVACQFHPEFTSTPRYGHPLFSGFVNAALAQHNKPN; translated from the coding sequence ATGACGCGCTACATCTTCGTCACGGGTGGTGTTGTATCTTCTTTGGGCAAGGGCATCGCCTCGGCATCGCTGGCGGCGATCCTTGAAGCGCGGGGCCTCAAGGTCACCATGCTCAAGCTTGACCCCTATATCAACGTCGACCCCGGCACCATGAGTCCCTTCCAGCATGGTGAGGTGTTTGTCACCCATGATGGCGCGGAAACCGACCTCGACCTGGGTCACTACGAGCGCTTTATCAGCTCGACCATGAGTCGCTCGAACAACTTCACCACCGGCCGGGTGTATGAAGATGTGCTGCGCAAGGAGCGCCGGGGTGATTATCTCGGTGCAACCATCCAGGTCATCCCGCATATTACCGATGAGATCAAGAGTCGCATCATCAAGGGTGCCGGCGACGCCGACGTGGCCCTGGTGGAAATCGGCGGTACCGTGGGTGATATCGAATCCCAGCCCTTCCTCGAAGCCATCCGTCAGTTGCGTGTGGAAGTAGGCGCCAAGCGTGCCATGCTGATGCACCTGACCCTGGTGCCTTACATTGCGACGGCGGGCGAGACCAAGACCAAGCCGACCCAGCACTCGGTGAAAGAGCTGCGCTCCATCGGCTTGCAGCCTGATGTGCTCATCTGCCGCTCCGATCATCCGATTGACCTGTCGTCACGGCGCAAGATTGCGCTGTTCACCAACGTGGAAGAACGCGCGGTTATCGGTCTGGAAGATGTCGATACCATCTACAAGATCCCCGGTGTTTTGCATGCGCAAGGGCTGGATGATTTTGTCATCGAGCGCTTCGGCCTGGATTGCGGTGGGGCCGATCTGAGTGAGTGGGATCGGGTCGTCGATGCCAAACTCAACCCCGAGCATGAAGTAACCATCGCCATGGTCGGCAAATATATGGAGCTGCTGGATGCCTACAAATCGCTGATTGAAGCACTCAGCCATGCCGGTATCCAGAGTCGCACCAAGGTCAATTTGCGCTACATCGATTCGGAAGATATTGAAAATCAGGGCACCGGACTGCTCAAGGACGTCGATGCCATCCTGGTCCCCGGTGGCTTTGGTCAGCGCGGCGTGGAAGGCAAGATTGCCACTGTGCGTTATGCCCGTGAAAACAGGATTCCCTATCTGGGTATCTGTCTTGGCATGCAGGTGGCAGTCATTGAGTATGCTCGCAGTCAGCTCGGCTGGGAGGATGCCAACTCCACCGAATTCGACAAGACCAGTGGGCATCCGGTGATTGGTCTGATCACTGAATGGCAGACGGCAACCGGCTCCAAAGAACAACGTAGTGAAGACTCTGACCTGGGTGGCACCATGCGCCTGGGGGGGCAAGAGTGTGCGCTGGAGCCGGGCTCCAAAGCCCATGATTGCTATGCAAAGGATGTCATTGTCGAGCGCCATCGTCATCGCTACGAAGTCAACAATGTGCTGCTGCCCGAGTTGCAGGCAGCCGGACTCAAGGTGTCGGGTCGTTCGGTGGATGGTGCCCTGGTGGAGGTTGTGGAAGTGGCTGACCACCCCTGGTTTGTCGCCTGTCAGTTCCACCCTGAATTCACCTCGACCCCGCGTTATGGTCACCCGTTGTTCAGTGGTTTCGTCAATGCGGCGTTGGCCCAGCACAATAAGCCCAATTGA
- the tilS gene encoding tRNA lysidine(34) synthetase TilS: MAMPPFSPEALLAALGPVRQAPALWLALSGGADSMALLQALGDVREQLPPLKAIHIHHGLHADADKWAAVCNRACAERGIPFHCQRITLTADSNIEQAARDARYQVFARLLGADEVMLLAQHQDDQVETLSLRLLRGTGLRGLAGMPQRRPLGCGELFRPLLNYRRADLQHWLRTRNLTWVEDPANSDPRFARSWLRHQALPMLTRKWPQAPGSLLRLAGHAAEANQLLDELAAEDEAAVRSVSTDPWLRSFAALDLAGVQRLTPPRQRNVLRYWLLQYGCRLPDQRHLQGLQAQLLSAQDRQPHWQLPDARLEISRGSIWLLPASGIPAGEAEPLLDQAQMRLAAGNGRLHQSSARDSLPWPGDWQLRYRQGGELVQLPGRPQKSLKALLQEAQLPAWLRPAIPLIYCDGQLVSIGGRWHTAEYCNRIRHCAWSLVWEPLVGCLED; the protein is encoded by the coding sequence ATGGCTATGCCGCCCTTCAGTCCCGAGGCGCTGCTTGCGGCTCTCGGGCCGGTGCGGCAAGCTCCGGCGCTATGGCTTGCCTTGTCTGGTGGTGCCGATTCCATGGCTTTGCTGCAAGCGCTGGGTGACGTGCGCGAACAGCTGCCCCCGCTCAAGGCAATTCATATCCATCATGGCCTGCATGCTGACGCTGATAAATGGGCGGCTGTCTGTAACCGCGCTTGTGCCGAGCGCGGCATTCCATTTCACTGTCAGCGGATAACGCTGACGGCTGACAGCAATATCGAGCAGGCGGCACGAGATGCCCGTTATCAGGTATTTGCCCGGCTGCTTGGCGCTGACGAGGTCATGCTGTTGGCTCAGCATCAGGATGATCAGGTAGAAACCCTGTCTTTGCGTTTGCTGCGAGGTACCGGGCTGCGAGGCTTGGCCGGTATGCCACAGCGTCGTCCTCTGGGGTGCGGAGAGCTGTTTCGGCCATTGCTGAACTATCGCCGGGCTGACTTGCAGCACTGGCTGCGCACCCGCAATCTGACCTGGGTTGAAGACCCCGCTAACAGTGACCCGCGTTTTGCCCGTAGCTGGTTGCGACACCAGGCGCTGCCAATGCTGACCCGGAAATGGCCGCAAGCGCCTGGCAGTCTGTTGCGCCTGGCCGGCCATGCAGCTGAAGCCAATCAATTGCTGGATGAGCTGGCAGCGGAGGATGAAGCTGCGGTTCGGAGTGTGTCCACTGATCCCTGGTTACGGAGCTTTGCTGCGCTGGATCTGGCGGGTGTTCAGCGTTTGACCCCACCCCGCCAGCGCAATGTGCTGCGGTACTGGTTGCTGCAGTATGGCTGTCGGCTACCGGATCAACGCCACTTGCAGGGATTGCAGGCCCAGTTGTTGTCAGCGCAAGACCGTCAACCTCACTGGCAGCTGCCGGATGCCCGATTGGAGATATCCCGGGGAAGTATATGGTTGCTGCCAGCGTCTGGTATCCCGGCAGGTGAAGCAGAGCCGTTGCTGGATCAGGCGCAAATGCGGCTGGCGGCGGGCAATGGCCGGTTGCATCAATCCAGTGCCCGGGATTCTTTGCCATGGCCTGGTGACTGGCAGCTTCGTTATCGTCAGGGTGGAGAACTGGTGCAGTTGCCTGGCCGGCCGCAAAAAAGCCTCAAGGCATTGTTGCAGGAGGCGCAGCTACCCGCCTGGCTTCGGCCAGCGATCCCCCTGATTTACTGTGACGGACAATTGGTCAGTATTGGCGGCCGTTGGCACACAGCCGAATACTGCAACCGTATCCGGCATTGCGCCTGGTCCCTTGTCTGGGAACCCCTGGTTGGCTGCCTTGAGGATTGA